A genomic segment from Microcella flavibacter encodes:
- a CDS encoding NAD(P)/FAD-dependent oxidoreductase: MTDTLSPGPVDHAASDAPARIAVIGGGFSGLTAAYELSKLGHQVEVFEAAPQLGGLVAGFTLDDGFPLEQAYHFLYTTDEWMIGMAEELGIRDKLDFHPSSIRAFHQGSEYGFTTPMELLRFTPLSFVDRIRTGLTGLRLQFLRNWEPLTKVTAYEWLCRVNGKRAADIVWKPLLKGKFDIYWDKVTMAWLWTRIHVRQTSKIKGEATERLGYFDGGFRIMVDRWVEELEQRGVVLRTSTKVSAIGELDGRPTVTVNGVTKQYDRVLGAIPSTPFARLAAEHPAMTDAYTEQLTTIDYLGAKLMVITTSEPITNTYWHQIHDLDAPFLVFLSLDSLIGTERTGGRYIYYIGDYVQNDDPLMTLPDDELREKWYAGLASLLPAFRPELVQESHVFTFRNAQHIVDVTFADRIPAMETPLPGVYLANFSQVFPEDRGTNYAVRDGQRVAAIMAESLRVDSSRRAVSR; encoded by the coding sequence ATGACCGACACGCTCTCCCCGGGTCCGGTTGACCATGCAGCATCCGACGCCCCCGCCCGCATCGCCGTCATCGGCGGCGGCTTCAGCGGCCTGACCGCGGCCTACGAGCTCTCCAAGCTCGGCCATCAGGTCGAGGTCTTCGAGGCCGCACCGCAGCTCGGCGGCCTCGTCGCGGGCTTCACGCTCGACGACGGCTTCCCGCTCGAGCAGGCGTACCACTTCCTCTACACCACCGACGAGTGGATGATCGGGATGGCCGAGGAGCTCGGCATCCGCGACAAGCTCGACTTCCACCCGAGCTCCATCCGCGCCTTCCACCAGGGCTCGGAGTACGGCTTCACCACGCCGATGGAGCTGCTGCGCTTCACCCCGCTCTCCTTCGTCGACCGCATCCGCACCGGCCTCACCGGCCTGCGGCTGCAGTTCCTGCGAAACTGGGAGCCGCTGACGAAGGTCACCGCCTACGAGTGGCTGTGCCGCGTCAACGGCAAGCGCGCCGCCGACATCGTCTGGAAGCCGCTGCTCAAGGGCAAGTTCGACATCTACTGGGACAAGGTCACGATGGCGTGGCTCTGGACGCGCATCCATGTGCGCCAGACCTCGAAGATCAAGGGCGAGGCCACCGAGCGCCTCGGCTACTTCGACGGCGGCTTCCGCATCATGGTCGACCGCTGGGTCGAGGAGCTCGAGCAGCGCGGCGTGGTGCTCCGCACGAGCACGAAGGTCTCGGCGATCGGCGAGCTCGACGGTAGGCCGACCGTGACGGTGAACGGCGTCACGAAGCAGTACGACCGGGTGCTCGGGGCGATCCCGAGCACGCCGTTCGCGCGGCTCGCGGCCGAGCATCCCGCCATGACCGACGCGTACACCGAGCAGTTGACGACCATCGACTACCTCGGCGCGAAGCTCATGGTCATCACGACCAGCGAGCCCATCACGAACACGTACTGGCACCAGATCCACGACCTGGATGCGCCGTTCCTGGTGTTCCTGAGCCTCGATTCGCTCATCGGCACCGAGCGCACCGGCGGCCGGTACATCTACTACATCGGCGACTACGTGCAGAACGACGATCCGCTGATGACGCTGCCCGACGATGAGCTGCGCGAGAAGTGGTACGCGGGTCTCGCGTCGCTGCTGCCCGCCTTCCGCCCGGAGCTCGTGCAGGAGTCGCACGTGTTCACGTTCCGCAACGCGCAGCACATCGTCGATGTGACCTTCGCCGACCGGATCCCGGCCATGGAGACGCCGCTGCCGGGCGTGTACCTTGCCAACTTCTCCCAGGTCTTCCCGGAGGACCGGGGCACCAACTACGCGGTACGCGACGGTCAGCGCGTCGCCGCGATCATGGCGGAGTCTCTTCGGGTGGACTCCTCCCGGCGGGCCGTCAGCCGTTGA
- a CDS encoding GtrA family protein, with protein MTTTEPRTAPVGAPALRPAAERSGLVGMIARRATLVRYLVIGGGAVVLDVGLFLLADRVFGWHPLLSNTFSTGVAMVASFLANSFGNFRVTDRLWLRFLSFAAVTGAGWLLSTAIIWIAVDVAGLDPVVAKILTLLPVVALQYSLNKKITFAPSTGRNSS; from the coding sequence ATGACCACCACCGAACCCCGCACCGCGCCCGTCGGGGCCCCCGCACTCCGGCCCGCGGCCGAGCGCAGCGGCCTCGTCGGCATGATCGCCCGCCGCGCGACCCTCGTGCGCTACCTCGTGATCGGCGGCGGGGCCGTCGTGCTCGACGTCGGCCTGTTCCTGCTCGCCGACCGGGTCTTCGGCTGGCACCCCCTCCTCAGCAACACCTTCTCCACCGGTGTCGCCATGGTCGCGAGCTTCCTCGCGAACTCGTTCGGTAACTTCCGCGTCACCGACCGGCTGTGGCTGCGCTTCCTCTCCTTCGCCGCCGTCACGGGCGCGGGATGGCTCCTCAGCACGGCGATCATCTGGATCGCCGTGGACGTCGCGGGTCTCGACCCCGTCGTCGCCAAGATCCTCACGCTGCTGCCCGTCGTGGCGCTGCAGTACTCCCTCAACAAGAAGATCACCTTCGCCCCCTCCACGGGAAGGAACTCCTCATGA